A portion of the Cervus elaphus chromosome X, mCerEla1.1, whole genome shotgun sequence genome contains these proteins:
- the LOC122690530 gene encoding melanoma-associated antigen B17-like → MIGSDGPRTRLGLDAIFESCCSFNQREESEVSSGVQVGGKRRPRSEELAARHQREDVRAQEEAGCPPCLPPCLHTPVIHNLCHHASEAQEQGFSSSSPASGDHQELQGAMAPSSPDAGPFCTGSDEGAQGPEEESVGASQAAPATQSTRKDPLTPKASMLVGFLLDKYPKQQPLTQNTLLKVVSRLYRQHFPKILRRASERVELVFGLELMDVDCSRKIYALISKLNLRGDEGPSDEGGLPKSGLLMVLLGIIFVKGNHATGEEIWELLSVLEVYAGWRHWIFGETRRLITKDLVQRKYLMY, encoded by the exons ATGATAGGAAGTGACGGCCCGCGAACCAGGCTGGGGCTTGATGCCATCTTTGAGAGCTGCTGTAGTTTCAACCAGAGGGAGGAGTCCGAGGTCTCATCAGGTGTCCAAGTCGGAG GGAAGCGGAGACCTCGTTCTGAAGAACTGGCAGCCCGTCATCAGAGGGAGGATGTCAGGGCTCAGGAGGAGGCAGG GTGCCCTCCTTGCCTGCCACCCTGCCTACACACGCCTGTGATCCATAACCTGTGTCACCATGCCTCGGAGGCACAAGAACAA GGTTTTTCCTCCAGCTCCCCTGCTTCTGGTGATCACCAGGAGCTTCAGGGAGCCATGGCCCCTAGCTCTCCTGATGCAGGGCCTTTCTGCACAGGATCTGATGAAGGTGCCCAGGGCCCAGAGGAGGAAAGTGTAGGTGCCTCCCAGGCAGCCCCGGCCACTCAGAGTACTCGCAAAGATCCTCTGACTCCAAAGGCCAGCATGCTGGTGGGGTTCCTGCTGGACAAGTACCCCAAGCAGCAGCCCCTTACACAGAACACCCTGCTGAAGGTCGTCAGCAGGTTGTACAGGCAGCACTTCCCCAAGATCCTCAGGAGAGCCTCTGAGCGTGTGGAGCTGGTGTTTGGCCTGGAGCTGATGGATGTCGACTGTAGCAGGAAGATCTATGCCCTCATCAGCAAGCTCAACCTCAGGGGCGATGAAGGTCCAAGTGATGAAGGAGGGCTGCCCAAGTCCGGTCTCCTCATGGTGCTCCTCGGCATTATCTTCGTGAAGGGTAACCACGCAACTGGGGAGGAGATCTGGGAATTACTCAGTGTGTTGGAGGTCTATGCTGGGTGGAGGCACTGGATCTTTGGGGAGACCAGAAGGCTCATCACCAAAGATCTGGTGCAGAGGAAGTACCTGATGTACTGA